Proteins from one Paenibacillus amylolyticus genomic window:
- a CDS encoding DUF445 domain-containing protein, with amino-acid sequence MTALFRHPLGIPIPHTALLPKNRDKMTEGLVSAVENNLLNKDSITEKIADFKAAETVLDTLTRELHNDGIKTMIDTLCKRILAGLPLEQIAPLVAGEIKSQAGAFDLGPILERAAHQMTERGYDAKALDYGLKQAEEWLVKPENVMFLGESGMRAISGIQMNGLMQFALNAFLGYMNEERLGGILQGYLFDRVEDMKREGSALRYKVLDMLRTQAVRLAMSEAMQDGINGWKNNMLEGWNAEETVLNKLTELRDRALAAMEDGQYVDTYALPAIERVLVDLRADHELMTSMNAKIVDGVTTLLEKNHSKIGNLVRENVDKMDNASLISMIEDKVGQDLQWIRINGAVTGFIIGIALTALRMVLE; translated from the coding sequence GTGACCGCCCTGTTCCGTCACCCGCTGGGCATTCCCATTCCGCATACGGCATTGTTACCGAAGAATCGGGATAAAATGACGGAAGGTCTGGTCTCCGCGGTAGAGAACAACCTTCTCAATAAAGACAGCATTACCGAAAAAATTGCAGATTTCAAAGCAGCAGAGACGGTGCTGGATACGTTGACGCGTGAGCTTCACAATGACGGGATCAAGACCATGATTGATACGCTCTGCAAACGAATTCTGGCGGGACTGCCGTTAGAGCAGATTGCTCCACTCGTAGCGGGTGAGATCAAGTCTCAGGCGGGTGCCTTTGACCTGGGTCCGATCCTGGAGCGGGCTGCCCATCAGATGACAGAGCGGGGTTACGATGCCAAAGCACTGGACTATGGACTGAAGCAAGCCGAAGAGTGGCTGGTTAAACCCGAGAATGTGATGTTTTTGGGTGAAAGCGGAATGAGAGCGATCAGCGGCATTCAAATGAACGGATTGATGCAGTTTGCGCTGAATGCGTTCTTGGGTTACATGAACGAGGAGCGTCTGGGTGGCATTTTGCAAGGATATCTCTTCGATCGGGTAGAGGATATGAAACGTGAAGGCAGTGCGCTAAGGTACAAAGTGCTTGATATGTTACGTACCCAGGCAGTGCGGTTAGCCATGAGCGAGGCTATGCAAGATGGTATCAACGGCTGGAAGAACAACATGCTGGAGGGCTGGAACGCAGAGGAAACGGTGCTGAACAAACTCACCGAACTGAGAGACCGGGCGCTCGCTGCGATGGAAGATGGACAATACGTAGATACGTATGCACTGCCTGCCATTGAGCGGGTATTGGTTGACCTGCGGGCAGATCACGAGTTGATGACAAGCATGAATGCCAAGATTGTAGATGGGGTCACAACTCTGCTGGAGAAAAATCATTCCAAAATCGGTAACCTCGTGCGCGAAAATGTAGATAAAATGGACAACGCCTCCTTGATCTCGATGATTGAGGATAAGGTGGGGCAGGATCTGCAGTGGATTCGGATCAACGGAGCGGTTACCGGATTTATTATCGGGATTGCGCTGACCGCTCTGCGGATGGTGCTTGAATAG
- a CDS encoding YcnI family protein, producing the protein MKKTSWISKLTSTIATGTAAFMLFAGFASAHVTVSPSVAQTSAWQTYTIKIPSEKELPTTKITMKVPEGVSFKQYQPLAGWKITTEKNDSNEVTSITWEIDGDNEGILAGQFQQFNFVVQNPKAEAEVAWDAFQYYSDGSIVEWTGQPSDSNPHSITTISEDPAATDNAAAGGDHHSTGTADEEHDSTGTEAGTGDNAANDDNKANDDTTLGDALNDTVTGEPNNTDTDPGTLKLQQATLIVSILALILSFLGIALATRRKKR; encoded by the coding sequence TTGAAGAAAACATCATGGATTTCCAAACTGACATCCACTATCGCAACTGGTACGGCAGCATTTATGTTATTCGCTGGATTCGCTAGCGCCCACGTTACCGTTAGCCCATCCGTTGCACAGACAAGCGCATGGCAGACGTACACAATTAAGATTCCTTCCGAGAAAGAATTACCGACAACCAAAATCACGATGAAAGTTCCAGAAGGTGTGTCATTCAAGCAATATCAACCACTGGCAGGCTGGAAAATCACCACGGAGAAAAACGATTCCAATGAAGTCACATCGATCACATGGGAAATCGACGGCGATAACGAAGGTATTCTGGCAGGACAATTCCAGCAGTTCAACTTCGTTGTACAGAACCCTAAAGCGGAAGCTGAAGTTGCTTGGGATGCGTTCCAATATTACAGCGATGGCAGCATCGTAGAATGGACAGGCCAACCGAGTGACAGCAACCCGCATAGTATTACAACCATCAGTGAAGATCCTGCTGCTACAGATAATGCTGCGGCAGGTGGAGATCATCACAGCACTGGTACTGCCGATGAAGAACATGATAGTACAGGTACAGAAGCGGGTACTGGTGATAACGCGGCTAACGACGATAACAAAGCAAATGATGACACCACGCTGGGCGATGCACTTAATGACACGGTTACAGGTGAGCCGAATAACACCGATACAGACCCGGGTACATTGAAGCTTCAACAGGCAACATTGATTGTATCCATTCTGGCTCTGATCCTCTCCTTCCTGGGAATCGCTCTGGCGACACGTCGCAAAAAACGCTAA